ataattttataataataaaatcgtattttttgGGTAATAATACCGTagatacacaaaaaaaaaattatcgactgaaggtaaatattcttgattcaagaaaatttttttggagacctaaattttctcagataaagtagaaatcttctccaaccaagacgaattctcttgactcaagaaaatcttgactcggttcccgaaaacgtttgtcttcaaaaatattttcttgactcaagatatctgttttttctgtgtattctGCGATTTTGCCAGATTCATCCtgatatcatgaaaaattgtaaaaaatttggttttattttatatttgcttcTGCAGTTAAAATCATCGAAAATGTGCAAACGgcatagaaaattattttagagcTCGAAGaacttgaaaatgtattcacaacaatattttcgagctcaaggagctcgagaatagcgggaagttttagggctggcccgcagggtcaaacgatagaccgattttttttgttaaaaaatggtTCTCTATTTTTTCCCACTCTTCCCTATTtggttaaacaaaaatttttttcttattaaaaattaattgatatatttattttttagcggttgctaaaatttttgatgctaTTAAAAGTGATTGGCTTGAGCTGAAAACAAACTTTGAAAGAcaaataatgattaaatatgCTAGgatttctaaaataatgcTGATATGCGGCTTAATAAATATTGCATATAGTATAACAATATTTCATGCTTGTGTTatatttggatttttatttcgtacAGTAAATAATGTTACAGATATAGAGGAATGTTTAATTGCAACACAATCGGCTTTGCCATTTGATGTAACTATAGGCTGTCGCTGTTGGATTATTAGAATATTATATGTTGTTCTATGTCTTTTAACGGGAATAGTTTATACTGGAATTGATATGTTTTTTGGAATGTCTGTATTACATTATTGCGGACAGTTGGAAATTCTTGCcgaaaaaataaagttcataGTTAACTCTGGTAAATCATTAACATTTGAAAAACTGTTGAAAACTGCTATTTTGAGGCATTATCGCCTAATCAGGTATGATATggaacattttattaaatatgtaaatcatataatttttatattcctCCCCAATTTAAACTTCtcgctatgaaaattaaaaaaggatCAAATGTTTGGAAAGTTCAGAAGTGCACGCCTCAAATGCTCATACCCTTATAGGAAAAAAACaataggcccaagcttggccgaggcttggctCAAGACTTGTTAACTCTCGGGTAAGCTTGAaatccaagcttggcccaagtctgtctaagcatcgaaatgataacaccgagccaagcttgagtgacagtgttgtgccaagactgcatctAAGTATCAGCCCAATATCGagagccagtattgtgccaaggcTGTTGCTAAATAACGACCTAtacttatcaaaaataaatttaaaaaaaaaacaaatattagcAGACACGTACGTGATGgtaacatatggaaataaatttgtacacagagaaatcaggtggatcgatgaaactaattttttttgcatttgctgggtctcgaacctggtccttTATGGCTGGTAGGCAAGTgtcttatccactaggctgttacgctattcacagaagccagaggtttttaggtaccatttgttatttagactggtaaaccaaggcttattacttgagtattggctgaatcttggcccaagactggcgaGCCGAGGCTCGTCACTTCAACGTTGGTCGGATCTTGGACCAACCTTTGGAGGCCGAGCCTGGGTAGCCCAGTATTATGCCAAGACCGGccccgttgtcaatatttttttccctaCAAGGGTATGTTGTAATATAAAAACTAACTTTTAAACCAAAACAACAACttcccaaattttttgaaaaacatcTTAAAGTTAAAACTGCCAATATAATGatagaagaataaaaaaatataaatttttttgaatttagcttaattgaagaaataagaaatatattcaGTGCGGTCCTTTTATTACTAGTTCTTTGTTTCGTAATACTTTTTAGTGTCATAGGATTTTTGATTGTAAAcgtaagttattatttatattagtcTATTTTTCTATTAGTCATATTTACAGTACAACCTGGGTACAATTTACTCGGCTATAAGTTACCTcctctatattttttttcgcttgtCTCGAAATGGTACCCCTACTCCAGTTCCACTATCGAAGTTTTTCGGTTGCCGTGTGGTGTCTGCACATATgcatttccaaaaaattttcccatataACAATAACTTATGACCAGGTTGTACTGTGTgtataaaaaactatagttattttttatttatatagtcTTTTGGGAGTAATGGAACTAAAGTGCCGGTTatacaaatgaatttttacgtgggctatatttctttttatgtTGGTATCATGTTTCTTTATTCATGGGTTGGAGAAAATTTAGTAACGAAAGTAAGTATTACTTTATAATTAAGAATTGTTATTGAAAagtttcaataattttgacTTTCGTTTTTGAAAACTCGATAGCCTGCGTTTCAAGGCTCGAcactgtatttttaaatattcaaataggGGGAAGCTGGCAAAATGTTAATGCTAATGAAAAAGATTTCTATTAAACAACTTTGATGTCGCATTTATCTTTTacgtgaaattaaatttttattggcttTAACTTGGCTAACTCTCCCCCAATTTTTTAGAAACTGTGaaagattttaaaagtttaaacgatattattggaaataaaaaattattgtatatacaGAGTGAAGGAATATATTTAGCGGTATATAGTTGTAATTGGACGGATCTTGAACCACATCAAATAGCCCAATTGATAATTGTACTTGTACGTGCCCAACGACCACTAGAAATGACTATTGGAAAATTTGCTCCTGTATCTCTCAACACCTTTACTcaagtatgtaaaaaaaaaaattttaaataatagataaaatattGCCAATATTAGATTTGACACAACCAATCCGTACATCGAAACCTAGTAGCCTTCTTAAGGAAGTTTTAGATAAATCTGTATCTTGTCTTAAGCAAGTGCATGATCAGTCTTGGGAAGTCCAAGGCAAGTACTTCTATAAGATATCTTAAGTAAGTCTGTTGCAAAACTTGGCTAAGACACTTAAGTAAGACCCGTTAGCTCAGACTTGCTGCAGAATTCCTCAAGATACCAGCAGATGGCTGCCCGCACTCTGCGACGCGTGAGTTCAGCATCAggataataaattaagtgGCGCCCAGTTAATGttcgatttaattttatcgaccgacaatattaataatttttagcgctttaaatttaaacgagGACCTCTGGATTTGCTGCAGGTACTGAATTTAAGCCTCgaggaattataaaaaaaaataaactcgatATCTTGAGCAATTCTGCGGCAACTCTTGCCTAAGATCGTTATACTAAAGTATCTTGGTTAGGAATTACTGCAGACTGTTTCTACAGATTTACATAAGTCTTTATAATTAATCTTaagcaagacttgattatatCTTTGGAAAGTCTACTTATGGAATCCATCTTGTTAAAGTCTTGTTCAAATCTTCCGTAAGAAACTTGCTGAAGGACTTATGTCAAAAACTTGCTTAAGGCAGTGCTACTAGGACATTACTTACACTAATACAATATCGctgtacacggaaagattagaacccgactggttactgttctgcacccgactcaATACGGTGCTGAAAAAAATGCTCGATTGTGATGCAGcacactgattactgtgcAGAACCTGACTGAGTCGTGTGCGCACACCACTCAGACAGGTTCCGTAGAGTAATCAGAGTGGCTCTGCACCACAATCGATCATTTTGTCCAGCACCGTATtgagtcgggtgcagaacagtaaccagtcgggttctAATCTTTCGGTGTAAGTAAATATCttctcaaataaaaatataaatttttttagctgctAAAAACTTCAATGGGGTATATTTCCGTTCTTCTtgcaaaaaatgattaaagcaaaaaatgataactatCAATTAGTCATAGTACAGAAATGATGtatggaaaaatttacaaaaaagagaataaaataaatattttaacatgacaaaacaatttttttcatagaaattGGGGCCtaatgaaaaaagaaaaaaaacaattttactgatttgtttattaaagTTCAAATCTTGCTGACCaacagattaaaaatattttatacagtAACAAAAATCATGACAACTTTGCAAGTCATCATTTTATATATCCTTCGATATTTAACCTGCgcaattttaataatactgTTACGTGTGAGCTTACACCTTAATGTTCTTACTGCGTAACCGATCTTACCGTGCCTAGCTCAGCGTCTCTAGAAATTTAATAGGATGTTATAAAGGGTGTGGGTCGCTCAGTGAAGGAATGACTATATGTGAATTTAATggatatttgtttattgggCGTCCCCAAAATATGGGAGTACCCAGAAAAGGCCCTGAGAGTCTCTTTTACAAATCTAAGATAGCATAAATGAATCGGATACtaatacaatattttcattcaacaaTAGCGGCATTAAACGTATTCTTATAGTGATCTGTAATTAAAGCGGTAAAATAAGAGAGATTTAATATTCATGCGCGAGCAGACGACTATTTGAATCAGCTTAACTATAGTAACTAACTCTTCTTCTGCAATTGCATCCCCTGCTTCCAAAATATCACTCCGCCGTTTCCCATGAGAACTCTTTTCGTGCTGCATAAGAAAATATCCCTTCGCAGTCTCCAACGGAACTCTTTTCTTCCCACAGTCAAAACTGCTGACCACGCGAAACGTCTGCTCATCGCATTGTCTTTATAAAAGTAAGACTTAATACAACTAATGTAATGCGATATTTATGTGCAGCTGTGTAGCGCCTAATGAAACTACTATAAAATGTATTGCTTTCTGAACTAAAATACATCTAtctattatttgttaattagtaTTAGACGGATGGGCGTCAGCTCACCCGTCACAAATACAATTTCTTCAACGAAAGCCGGGCCGAAAAAGTTCAAGAAAAGACAATTAGTCGAATCTCGCGTTTAAAGTtatcaatgttttttttttatttattattattgtatctaGATATAGTCGAATGTATTCCGCGTATGCAAATCACTGATACAGTATTATTTAGCCAATCATATCGCGGTAAATGATCGCATACAATAAGACCAACCTCTAGCTGCGCAGATAAAATTCAATTGCTGTAACCCCTACTTGCgcagaaattattttaccattcaatGAAAGTTTATGCAACGTACATCAGTAATAGAGACTACTCTCCCTCAGAGCACTTAGTAGTCCACGATTTTGTCAACCAGagtaattaagaaatttttaatttataattatactaTTGGTTTCGAGTTTCCATCATATagactaaaatattttgttgaatttttgcggggatattcaattttgcAGACACAtttaatggtaattttattttcactctcaatcgtaattattattgatatttttttaaattcatttattatttatattgcagataaattttaccatagataattttttgttccatcatgggtagaatttaattttttttattatgatagcGTTTATTTGTGCTCTGGATTTGTTGATggaaattaaaagtttattgagATCTGTTATACTTTcgaaaatttcaacacaaggtatttatgttttattaatacttatatataaatatatatattttttaataagttgAAAGAATGCATTGAAAAAAGTGACAGTGTAATTTACCACTTGATCAAagtcattatatatttatacatgtatgtatatataaggtGAATTGTACAACAGACGGCCATATTTCGAGACAGAAAATCCTCAATTGCATCAGGAGATCATGAATGCAAGGAGTGAATTTAATCTCTGGAACATCACTTTTAGTTTGTAATACATGTGTGCCGACGCGCTAATAGTGTCGTCATTGCGCGTGCGCGGTAATTTTGAAATCCCGcaaatcatataaatttaaaaaaataaattcatcattttttgtgagtaattattattaattattaattcgtTAAAATCAACCGCTTGATTATGGACTCTATTGTCGGATTCTCAAattgtttgataaatttatttaaaataagtgagtttatgaataaaaatatctgtaGCTGCGAAGTAACGTGAGCTGGAGGCAGTGATCTTGTAGACGCATGTGTTCCTGATACACGCGCACATGTGAGTaggaaagtaaaataaataaaagtcgaggtttaattaatttataatcagTGAATAGCTCTTTGACAGTCATATTTATCTAATACAATTCAAGATTTTCAATGCCCAAATCCAACCAACTAATCGGACTTTACTTACCGCATTATATTCTATTCCGTAACAACAAAATCTCATAGACTGaaaatggatttttattttaaaactcaatgttttttttctttttttttaattcaatcagACTCGTCTGtcctatacatacatatgtgcAGTATACCTCGAGAATAATGcactaaataaatacatttttacgtttttttgactaatgaaaaattttaaactgtcaACTGAAAATCACCCTCGACAattctacacggagaaaaaagcatagtaaaaattacaatactatagaaaaatttactaacagatatgaaaaaatacattctgtattgtaattattactaaatgtttagtaaaatttactagttagtaataattacataataagatattaaaaattactatacgtaatgtattttttgctaagacgattatattttttactatttgtatagtaaattttactatcaagtactattaataaatacaaatttaagaaagttaattttctaatacaatataggattttttactatacaaaatattaaaaattactatacgcaatgtattttttgctaacacgattatatttttttactatctgtatagtaaattctactatgtatagataaaattaaaagttggtgGGGATAGCATATACAAAGATGTATTACAAGTTCTGAAACTTTTGTTCAAAGGACACTTCGGGCCGTCAGACATTGGAAAGAACTCGCAcgcgggagatcagggttcgaatctcggttgaatcaagtgattttttaaaaaacaaaaatccacaccaacaccaatacagatgacagaaataataataataataatcaataataataaaaagttgaaaaactattaaaaatttaatttaatttttttccattctaatacagtaaaatttactaaactgggatagtaaaatttactaaacgacttgtaaaatatgctaatctgtttatgaatttttcatataaatcataagcgtttcaagattactatccaaatttagtaattattctcatattttttagtaaaatttactatatttttttctccgtgtacgataaccaaatttattttctatacaaTACATGgcacaactaaaaaaaaaattaaatgcatCAATTATTCAATAGTTATAAgacaatataattttcaagtgTATGTTTATTGAcgagtttaattatttttcacttcatttattttttcaacgatTTCTTTAAAACATCCGTTCAATCCTTCAATAGTTTTAGTACActcattaatttcttttttctctttattgTACTTTCCCTGGCTATTACGAGCCATTTTATCCTCATAAATTGATTGTAGTTTATCAAGATTATGTTCAAACCAcctaatttgaatttcaaatttcaacactagcatatataaataatccaAATGTTTCTTGTATTTATCAGTATTCTTATCAAAATTCTCATTCAGTATAGGAATCAGTGGTATTGGAACCTTCGAACTTATTAATTCTTTCTGTA
The DNA window shown above is from Microplitis mediator isolate UGA2020A chromosome 1, iyMicMedi2.1, whole genome shotgun sequence and carries:
- the LOC130666935 gene encoding odorant receptor 9a-like isoform X4, with translation MGRNINGKDKNILLSKSCIKEKILNVNDYEWAIGYHRKVLKLSGLWLSSESCKWYIKLLTDLQSIFIAICVITFHSTPQLMALIKIWGNLTLIVDNFLSLVPLIITQIKLMVLWTNRKAVAKIFDAIKSDWLELKTNFERQIMIKYARISKIMLICGLINIAYKECLIATQSALPFDVTIGCRCWIIRILYVVLCLLTGIVYTGIDMFFGMSVLHYCGQLEILAEKIKFIVNSGKSLTFEKLLKTAILRHYRLISLIEEIRNIFSAVLLLLVLCFVILFSVIGFLIVNSFGSNGTKVPVIQMNFYVGYISFYVGIMFLYSWVGENLVTKSEGIYLAVYSCNWTDLEPHQIAQLIIVLVRAQRPLEMTIGKFAPVSLNTFTQLLKTSMGYISVLLAKND
- the LOC130666935 gene encoding odorant receptor 9a-like isoform X2 → MGRNINGKDKNILLSKSCIKEKILNVNDYEWAIGYHRKVLKLSGLWLSSESCKWYIKLLTDLQSIFIAICVITFHSTPQLMALIKIWGNLTLIVDNFLSLVPLIITQIKLMVLWTNRKAVAKIFDAIKSDWLELKTNFERQIMIKYARISKIMLICGLINIAYINNVTDIEECLIATQSALPFDVTIGCRCWIIRILYVVLCLLTGIVYTGIDMFFGMSVLHYCGQLEILAEKIKFIVNSGKSLTFEKLLKTAILRHYRLISLIEEIRNIFSAVLLLLVLCFVILFSVIGFLIVNSFGSNGTKVPVIQMNFYVGYISFYVGIMFLYSWVGENLVTKSEGIYLAVYSCNWTDLEPHQIAQLIIVLVRAQRPLEMTIGKFAPVSLNTFTQLLKTSMGYISVLLAKND
- the LOC130666935 gene encoding odorant receptor 9a-like isoform X1, with protein sequence MGRNINGKDKNILLSKSCIKEKILNVNDYEWAIGYHRKVLKLSGLWLSSESCKWYIKLLTDLQSIFIAICVITFHSTPQLMALIKIWGNLTLIVDNFLSLVPLIITQIKLMVLWTNRKAVAKIFDAIKSDWLELKTNFERQIMIKYARISKIMLICGLINIAYSITIFHACVIFGFLFRTVNNVTDIEECLIATQSALPFDVTIGCRCWIIRILYVVLCLLTGIVYTGIDMFFGMSVLHYCGQLEILAEKIKFIVNSGKSLTFEKLLKTAILRHYRLISLIEEIRNIFSAVLLLLVLCFVILFSVIGFLIVNSFGSNGTKVPVIQMNFYVGYISFYVGIMFLYSWVGENLVTKSEGIYLAVYSCNWTDLEPHQIAQLIIVLVRAQRPLEMTIGKFAPVSLNTFTQLLKTSMGYISVLLAKND
- the LOC130666935 gene encoding odorant receptor 10a-like isoform X3; translated protein: MGRNINGKDKNILLSKSCIKEKILNVNDYEWAIGYHRKVLKLSGLWLSSESCKWYIKLLTDLQSIFIAICVITFHSTPQLMALIKIWGNLTLIVDNFLSLVPLIITQIKLMVLWTNRKAVAKIFDAIKSDWLELKTNFERQIMIKYARISKIMLICGLINIAYNIEECLIATQSALPFDVTIGCRCWIIRILYVVLCLLTGIVYTGIDMFFGMSVLHYCGQLEILAEKIKFIVNSGKSLTFEKLLKTAILRHYRLISLIEEIRNIFSAVLLLLVLCFVILFSVIGFLIVNSFGSNGTKVPVIQMNFYVGYISFYVGIMFLYSWVGENLVTKSEGIYLAVYSCNWTDLEPHQIAQLIIVLVRAQRPLEMTIGKFAPVSLNTFTQLLKTSMGYISVLLAKND
- the LOC130666935 gene encoding odorant receptor 4-like isoform X5; the protein is MGRNINGKDKNILLSKSCIKEKILNVNDYEWAIGYHRKVLKLSGLWLSSESCKWYIKLLTDLQSIFIAICVITFHSTPQLMALIKIWAVAKIFDAIKSDWLELKTNFERQIMIKYARISKIMLICGLINIAYSITIFHACVIFGFLFRTVNNVTDIEECLIATQSALPFDVTIGCRCWIIRILYVVLCLLTGIVYTGIDMFFGMSVLHYCGQLEILAEKIKFIVNSGKSLTFEKLLKTAILRHYRLISLIEEIRNIFSAVLLLLVLCFVILFSVIGFLIVNSFGSNGTKVPVIQMNFYVGYISFYVGIMFLYSWVGENLVTKSEGIYLAVYSCNWTDLEPHQIAQLIIVLVRAQRPLEMTIGKFAPVSLNTFTQLLKTSMGYISVLLAKND